The following coding sequences are from one Deltaproteobacteria bacterium window:
- a CDS encoding class I SAM-dependent methyltransferase — MKDYTGRIVDVACGKGVLIGEVAHYGNKTVLGIDMAEDQIAVAKATGMPLVRGNIFRMPFKDMVFDVSVCLNTLYNFNSLSDLKPILKEMVRIVRLGGKIIIDIRNRKNLLLYIKYWLHMKQGKHPTVSYLPDEMEYEMRELGCRLVQYEVVGINNPYLILDYVLVFEKE, encoded by the coding sequence ATGAAGGATTATACTGGAAGAATTGTTGATGTTGCATGTGGGAAGGGGGTGCTTATAGGGGAAGTTGCACATTACGGAAATAAAACAGTTCTGGGTATTGATATGGCAGAGGACCAAATTGCTGTCGCAAAGGCAACAGGTATGCCTTTGGTGAGAGGAAACATTTTTAGAATGCCTTTTAAAGATATGGTGTTTGATGTATCGGTTTGTCTGAACACACTTTATAACTTCAATTCATTATCAGACCTTAAGCCGATATTAAAAGAAATGGTTAGGATTGTTAGATTGGGCGGTAAAATTATAATTGACATCAGAAATAGAAAGAATCTATTGCTTTATATAAAATACTGGTTACACATGAAGCAGGGAAAACACCCTACTGTTTCATACCTTCCTGACGAGATGGAATATGAGATGAGAGAGTTGGGATGCAGGCTTGTACAATATGAGGTTGTAGGAATAAATAATCCATACCTAATATTGGATTATGTTTTGGTTTTTGAAAAGGAATGA
- a CDS encoding DegT/DnrJ/EryC1/StrS family aminotransferase, translating into MIPSAGTPLKLIDIIKASVCSCDFEANIRKMLSVKYAFTVNSGTTALYVILSVLKRLSNKNEIILPAYTAPSLILPIKKAGLKYKLADVSLETFNMDVNEALNMADDNTLAILCIHMFGIPLDMSGMRDMEGVCVIEDAASSFGTRKENKFTSTFGDIGFISFNRGKNLSIISGGLIVTDSDRFADIISDEIKKLPSLDFYAKVGIYLKAVGLSYAVRPWFYTIMNGAVSNFKYTSLHEEFHSFHYTDFQRSLGCALIKKSGRIFSDRERKGRLLYGALKDINGIRLPLIPDGWNVVFNQFPFLVEDEGKRLKLVNAVINSGLEATILYDKPIHKIYNSENQNYPNAEYMASRLVLIPVHHYVTERKLYKVVESIKDALK; encoded by the coding sequence ATGATACCATCTGCAGGCACTCCATTAAAGTTGATAGATATAATAAAGGCATCTGTTTGTTCATGCGATTTTGAAGCCAATATTAGAAAAATGCTTTCTGTCAAATATGCTTTTACTGTTAATTCAGGGACAACAGCACTCTATGTGATATTAAGTGTTTTGAAGAGGTTGTCAAATAAAAATGAAATTATCCTTCCTGCATATACAGCCCCATCTTTAATACTTCCTATAAAAAAGGCAGGACTAAAATACAAACTTGCTGATGTCTCACTTGAAACCTTTAATATGGATGTTAACGAGGCTTTAAATATGGCAGATGATAATACACTTGCTATCCTTTGCATTCATATGTTTGGAATACCGTTAGATATGTCTGGAATGCGAGATATGGAAGGTGTATGTGTTATAGAAGATGCTGCTTCTTCATTTGGGACAAGAAAAGAAAACAAATTTACCAGCACCTTTGGAGATATTGGTTTTATAAGTTTTAATAGAGGTAAAAATCTTTCTATAATTTCAGGGGGGCTTATTGTAACTGATAGTGATAGATTTGCAGATATTATTTCTGATGAAATAAAAAAATTGCCGAGTCTTGATTTTTATGCTAAAGTTGGCATATATCTTAAAGCAGTGGGTTTATCTTATGCAGTAAGACCATGGTTTTATACGATTATGAATGGAGCAGTCTCTAACTTTAAATATACATCTCTCCATGAAGAGTTCCACAGTTTTCACTATACTGATTTTCAGAGGTCGCTTGGATGTGCCTTAATTAAAAAATCTGGCAGAATCTTTTCTGATAGAGAACGGAAGGGCAGGTTACTCTATGGTGCATTAAAAGATATAAATGGTATAAGACTCCCTCTTATCCCAGATGGATGGAATGTTGTATTTAATCAGTTTCCATTTCTTGTGGAAGATGAAGGAAAACGGTTGAAATTGGTAAATGCAGTTATCAATTCAGGACTTGAGGCTACAATCCTATATGATAAGCCAATACATAAGATATACAATTCTGAAAACCAGAATTATCCAAATGCAGAGTATATGGCAAGCAGGCTTGTCTTGATACCTGTGCATCATTATGTGACAGAAAGGAAACTTTATAAAGTTGTTGAGTCAATTAAGGATGCCTTGAAATAG
- a CDS encoding PilZ domain-containing protein: MEVVHLKDRRIHTRISNDEIIVYYKVDDAQQKDNGDVSRFLKEKVFGAKMSEISKILSDKGETSYIEIMESKIDRLIRLLTVFANPSMGKGDLTAINISASGVRFRARHPFSQGDEIEALLVILPLFYLIECRCKVVWSMKYSNDYGDYYEVATKYCNINESDEKNILNYVKVCIENSVSQ, from the coding sequence ATGGAAGTAGTGCATTTAAAAGACAGGCGGATACATACCAGAATCAGTAATGATGAAATTATAGTTTACTACAAAGTAGATGATGCGCAGCAAAAAGATAATGGAGATGTAAGCAGGTTTTTGAAGGAGAAGGTATTTGGCGCAAAGATGTCAGAGATTTCCAAGATTTTAAGCGATAAAGGGGAGACATCTTATATTGAGATAATGGAATCTAAAATAGATAGACTGATTCGTCTGCTCACTGTGTTTGCCAACCCATCAATGGGGAAAGGGGATTTGACTGCTATTAACATTAGTGCATCGGGTGTTAGATTCCGTGCAAGACATCCTTTTTCTCAAGGGGATGAAATTGAGGCCCTTTTGGTAATTTTACCGCTATTTTATTTAATTGAATGCAGATGCAAGGTAGTATGGTCTATGAAGTACAGTAATGATTATGGGGACTACTATGAAGTTGCAACTAAATATTGCAATATAAATGAGAGCGATGAGAAGAATATTTTAAATTATGTGAAGGTTTGTATTGAAAATAGTGTTTCACAATAA
- a CDS encoding AAA family ATPase: MYEAYWGLRNLPFQILPDTGLYYPTKMHDDAVKRVLYAIKTLKGSFLLTGDIGAGKTTVVNMVMEKLFKDKDKYEVALINHPTIDCLSFMKEVLLQFGIKGDMSEKADMIHAFHEWLVSTYTRGRHAVLIIDEAHLIKDMDILEELRLFSDFSINNRPLLTLMLVGQSEIRKTIQYNGPLESRIAIKYHLMPLNMEDKEYIRHRLEAVGGELGIFTTDAVVDIYKFSGGLPREINKICDMSLFEACSVQKKSVDTEIVKKVGSEDFI; encoded by the coding sequence ATGTACGAGGCATATTGGGGACTCAGGAATCTTCCGTTTCAGATACTTCCTGATACAGGCTTATATTATCCAACAAAGATGCATGATGATGCTGTAAAGAGGGTTTTATATGCCATAAAGACTTTGAAGGGCTCGTTTCTTCTTACAGGCGATATAGGTGCTGGGAAGACAACTGTTGTAAACATGGTTATGGAAAAATTGTTTAAGGATAAAGATAAATATGAAGTGGCACTCATTAATCACCCTACAATAGATTGCCTAAGTTTTATGAAAGAGGTATTGCTGCAATTTGGCATCAAAGGTGATATGTCAGAGAAGGCGGATATGATACATGCATTTCACGAATGGCTTGTTTCTACATATACCAGAGGCAGACATGCGGTACTGATTATAGATGAAGCCCATTTAATAAAGGATATGGATATATTGGAAGAACTCAGACTTTTTTCTGATTTTAGTATCAACAACCGTCCGCTTTTGACATTGATGCTAGTTGGACAATCAGAGATTAGAAAGACAATTCAGTATAATGGACCACTTGAGTCAAGGATTGCCATTAAATATCATCTAATGCCATTGAATATGGAAGACAAGGAATATATAAGACATAGGTTGGAGGCGGTTGGAGGAGAGCTCGGGATATTTACAACTGATGCGGTTGTGGACATATATAAATTTTCCGGTGGACTGCCAAGGGAGATAAATAAGATATGCGATATGAGTCTTTTTGAGGCATGTTCCGTGCAGAAAAAATCTGTAGATACAGAGATTGTTAAGAAGGTAGGCAGTGAAGATTTTATATAA
- a CDS encoding HD domain-containing protein: protein MRVTDIIKKLSTAYALEKIPPHTANDIQTPDEDVVSKKTEESQIPSNNEVVSIVSDVNKDTKSIKEDNAIRDDIVFDDITSEESNDILIPSDNKTNLIFDKDSKLLKEDNASHDDIDIVFDDIIYKELKDVQIPSNKTDNISFSNAYLVREENSQKKNGYETLNAVKTSFLTTEFPFKLADISIMYEGENYFIMWRELNNFMIQLTEGKKPDPSVVIKTANVIVNLLVDDNNELIRALFVEKKSEDITSQLINVAIITAKIGTRLGYRDSQLKDLVTCALLHDVGMLKVPEKVRRKRDKLTEEEFEEIKKHPQYSYDMLNELTGLPSIVAEVVYQEQEREDGSGYPLGLRGDSIHEYAKIIGLSAIYASMIQPRPQRGRKFPFDVIKEIIGKCKGQFPECIIKAIIDELSVFPIGIYVTLNTGEVGRVIKTNKLAPMRPVIEVVRDFHGKKLKEPKRYDLTKERVLQVKDTLYEVI, encoded by the coding sequence ATGAGAGTGACTGATATAATAAAGAAATTATCTACTGCATATGCTTTAGAAAAAATACCGCCACATACAGCAAATGATATACAGACTCCTGACGAAGATGTTGTGTCTAAAAAAACAGAAGAGAGCCAGATTCCTTCCAATAACGAAGTCGTCTCTATTGTAAGTGATGTAAACAAAGATACAAAATCCATTAAGGAAGATAATGCCATCCGTGATGATATTGTATTTGACGACATTACTTCTGAAGAATCTAATGATATACTGATTCCTTCCGATAACAAAACCAATCTAATTTTTGACAAAGATTCAAAACTGCTTAAAGAGGATAATGCCAGCCATGACGATATCGATATTGTATTTGATGACATTATATATAAGGAACTAAAGGATGTTCAGATTCCTTCCAATAAAACAGATAACATCAGTTTTTCCAATGCATATTTAGTGAGAGAAGAAAACTCTCAAAAAAAAAATGGTTATGAGACCCTAAATGCTGTAAAGACATCTTTTTTGACTACAGAGTTTCCTTTTAAACTGGCGGATATTAGTATAATGTATGAGGGGGAGAATTATTTTATAATGTGGAGAGAACTAAATAATTTCATGATTCAACTTACAGAGGGCAAGAAACCTGACCCATCCGTGGTAATCAAAACTGCCAATGTAATTGTAAATCTGCTTGTTGATGATAATAATGAACTTATTAGAGCATTGTTTGTAGAAAAGAAGTCAGAGGATATTACATCACAACTAATAAATGTAGCCATAATTACAGCAAAGATTGGGACAAGATTGGGATATAGAGATTCTCAATTAAAAGACCTTGTAACATGTGCCTTACTGCATGATGTTGGAATGCTCAAGGTGCCTGAAAAGGTTAGAAGGAAAAGAGATAAATTAACTGAAGAAGAGTTTGAGGAAATCAAGAAACATCCTCAATATTCATACGATATGTTGAATGAACTGACTGGACTGCCTTCTATTGTTGCAGAGGTTGTATATCAGGAACAGGAGAGGGAAGATGGCTCAGGGTATCCTCTGGGGTTAAGAGGGGACAGCATTCATGAATATGCCAAAATAATAGGATTGTCAGCAATATACGCTTCAATGATACAGCCGAGGCCTCAAAGGGGAAGAAAATTTCCATTTGATGTTATAAAAGAGATTATAGGAAAGTGCAAAGGACAATTTCCTGAATGCATAATAAAGGCGATTATTGATGAACTTTCTGTGTTTCCTATTGGTATCTATGTGACCCTTAATACAGGTGAGGTTGGAAGGGTTATAAAGACAAATAAACTTGCGCCCATGAGGCCTGTAATAGAAGTGGTCAGAGATTTTCACGGTAAAAAACTTAAGGAACCAAAGCGGTATGACCTTACAAAGGAACGTGTATTACAGGTAAAAGATACGCTTTATGAAGTCATATAA
- a CDS encoding VCBS repeat-containing protein has translation MFAIFNITTAVFISILFLTGCSGPQPLSMVGHGVEQIKSETVWSRDFGPERSGHFRALAIADFNNDGKLDIVGGSYEPGAIFLWYGDGLGYWERIQRFKIKADVRYLTVGDVNNDGWLDIVSSSRGDTKGIGVWINENGVFREGQRISEKELYEGMKLVDINNDGKLDVISANSSDVSIGGIQVWLGVGDGTFITETGPTRKGIYFDVAVGDINNDGKLDIVGAGWGQADGAIRTWLGNGDGTWSSAQMVDKGSFWGIDTADVNNDGNLDIVGASNFEGVTIYYGDGKGGFPTKEKLAETGSFWRARVVDLNKDGLMDIIASSNDGHGLVVWYQHRIDKKYMEKKDSSGCNCTIEWIAKNEGLPVEGFYFDIAIADFNLDGRADLAASTHGEGIKVWFRSPGEPAKIKKEIVKEKEIIEKPVEKIVEREKIVEKLTVPVFYTAVFFDTGKAEIRPESKVILSSVAEFLKRVTGTIVKLEGYADPRRIMSKEFPDNQVLSEVRVKKVNEYLINAGIPIDRMEVRGFGDSNIKYKGDDPNSMQMNRRVDITIIYKSALMEKEGMKNDLPDKEKKGMDNKEIDKKEISPYKKVSTEGLEISAPKTKELVSKDPFAETKDVIPVTEYKVFKMIKNVPEYRIGIGDTLEITLWEGIKETHYRVIVSPQGTISFSYVIGFNTVGFTQTELEGEFIKLLQEYVKKPIIKVEVPEKVAHTLSIFGAVRDLPRQPTGPGTYTMYGRERITQFLSRAGGHLPIADLTRVQLTRGGKTYFLNLFDVLFKADYRQDVFVDDGDVIFIPAKTEIKNKVFVFGEVKAPGLFQYDVGISLFESIIRAGGPTFYGKIEDVVIIRGDETKPEAIKSNLKDIYERGDFRQNIALQNNDIVYVSKNTVGNIANFIRNITPILGILRFPMDLYGATAVPRIDGFPLIREAAPTPTTVITTTPTAPPLGEGERWGESR, from the coding sequence ATGTTTGCAATATTCAATATTACAACAGCTGTTTTTATAAGCATCCTTTTTCTGACTGGATGTAGCGGACCTCAGCCATTATCCATGGTTGGACATGGGGTGGAGCAGATAAAATCAGAAACTGTGTGGTCAAGGGATTTTGGTCCAGAACGGTCAGGGCATTTTAGGGCATTGGCAATAGCTGATTTTAATAACGATGGTAAACTTGATATTGTTGGAGGAAGTTATGAACCTGGTGCAATATTCCTCTGGTATGGCGATGGGCTTGGTTATTGGGAAAGGATTCAAAGGTTTAAAATAAAGGCTGATGTCCGTTACTTAACAGTTGGTGATGTAAACAATGACGGTTGGCTAGATATTGTATCATCCAGCCGCGGCGATACAAAGGGGATAGGGGTATGGATAAACGAAAACGGTGTTTTCAGAGAAGGGCAGAGGATTAGTGAAAAAGAATTGTATGAGGGTATGAAACTGGTTGATATCAATAATGATGGGAAATTGGATGTTATATCTGCAAACAGTTCAGATGTAAGTATTGGAGGTATTCAGGTATGGCTGGGTGTGGGTGATGGAACTTTTATTACAGAAACTGGACCAACCCGTAAGGGTATATATTTTGATGTTGCTGTTGGTGACATCAATAATGATGGAAAACTTGATATAGTGGGAGCCGGATGGGGGCAGGCTGATGGTGCAATAAGGACATGGCTGGGAAATGGAGATGGAACATGGTCCTCTGCACAGATGGTAGATAAAGGCTCATTCTGGGGTATTGATACTGCAGATGTGAATAATGACGGCAATCTTGATATTGTAGGTGCCTCTAATTTTGAAGGTGTGACAATATATTACGGTGATGGGAAAGGTGGTTTCCCTACAAAAGAAAAGTTGGCAGAAACAGGCAGTTTCTGGAGGGCAAGGGTAGTGGATTTGAACAAGGATGGTCTCATGGATATAATTGCCTCATCAAATGATGGACATGGATTGGTTGTGTGGTATCAACATAGGATAGATAAAAAATATATGGAGAAAAAAGATAGCAGTGGCTGCAATTGCACCATAGAATGGATAGCAAAGAATGAAGGTCTGCCTGTTGAAGGATTTTATTTTGACATAGCAATTGCAGACTTTAACCTTGATGGCAGGGCAGACCTTGCTGCATCCACCCATGGCGAGGGTATAAAGGTCTGGTTTAGATCACCTGGGGAACCTGCAAAGATTAAGAAAGAGATAGTTAAGGAAAAGGAGATTATTGAAAAACCTGTTGAAAAGATAGTTGAAAGGGAAAAGATTGTTGAGAAACTTACTGTGCCTGTATTTTATACCGCTGTTTTCTTTGATACAGGAAAGGCGGAGATAAGGCCTGAATCTAAAGTTATATTGAGTAGTGTTGCGGAGTTCTTGAAAAGGGTCACAGGGACGATTGTAAAACTGGAGGGATATGCTGACCCAAGGAGAATAATGAGTAAGGAATTTCCGGATAATCAGGTTCTTTCAGAGGTACGGGTAAAGAAGGTGAATGAGTACCTGATAAATGCTGGCATTCCCATAGATAGAATGGAAGTCAGGGGTTTTGGAGACAGCAACATTAAGTATAAAGGCGATGACCCGAATTCTATGCAGATGAATAGAAGGGTGGATATTACAATAATTTACAAGAGTGCCTTAATGGAAAAGGAAGGGATGAAAAATGACCTTCCCGATAAAGAAAAAAAAGGCATGGATAATAAAGAAATAGATAAAAAGGAAATATCGCCTTACAAGAAGGTGTCAACTGAGGGATTAGAAATCAGCGCGCCCAAAACAAAAGAACTGGTGTCTAAAGACCCGTTTGCAGAGACAAAGGATGTTATACCTGTTACAGAATACAAGGTATTTAAAATGATTAAGAATGTCCCTGAGTATAGGATTGGAATAGGTGATACTTTAGAGATTACCTTGTGGGAGGGGATAAAGGAAACTCATTATAGAGTTATTGTCTCACCACAAGGAACCATATCATTTTCATATGTAATAGGTTTCAATACAGTAGGATTTACGCAGACAGAGTTGGAAGGGGAATTTATAAAACTTTTGCAGGAATATGTTAAGAAACCTATTATAAAGGTAGAAGTTCCTGAGAAAGTGGCACATACTCTTTCTATATTTGGTGCAGTAAGAGACCTCCCCAGACAACCAACAGGGCCGGGGACATATACTATGTATGGCAGAGAAAGGATAACACAGTTTTTATCAAGGGCAGGTGGGCATTTGCCAATTGCTGACCTCACCCGTGTCCAATTGACAAGGGGGGGAAAGACATATTTTCTAAATTTATTTGATGTCCTGTTTAAGGCGGATTATAGACAGGATGTATTTGTAGATGATGGAGATGTAATCTTTATTCCTGCTAAGACAGAGATTAAGAATAAGGTTTTTGTCTTTGGTGAGGTGAAAGCTCCAGGGTTATTTCAATACGATGTAGGTATTTCACTTTTTGAGTCTATTATTCGGGCAGGCGGTCCCACATTTTATGGTAAGATAGAAGATGTTGTTATAATCAGAGGCGATGAGACCAAGCCAGAAGCCATTAAGTCAAACCTTAAAGATATTTATGAGAGAGGAGATTTTAGACAGAACATTGCACTTCAGAATAATGATATAGTCTATGTGTCTAAAAATACGGTGGGGAATATTGCTAATTTTATAAGAAATATAACACCTATATTGGGAATATTACGCTTTCCTATGGATTTGTATGGAGCTACTGCAGTTCCTAGAATAGACGGATTTCCTCTAATAAGAGAGGCAGCGCCTACACCTACCACTGTAATAACAACTACACCTACAGCCCCTCCACTTGGTGAAGGTGAGAGATGGGGCGAAAGTAGGTAA
- a CDS encoding polysaccharide biosynthesis tyrosine autokinase, with amino-acid sequence MAEYTIKDAVDIFKRRKRTVLITSVVFILLSVSIVVYSMPESIYEAETAIKIEKVTTLGELLLGRVTVGDYMATAEAMIKGYDILYSVAKKVGLVPLDVKKEKALATPKYIGIIKEMEERITVEKGRGNILLIKVRHTNRLMAKNIANTVAETYKEMVFYERNKNILELENLVGVKLSESELKLQKSREALKLFREKLEFITVLDEQKFIIDAYAVKQKKLEELRIIHVFLQEKVKALSSGKHLEEEVSKLAFIPGGLGESIATLNSRLNGFKLRENELLLYYTEGHPEIAYIREQKNAVIKQMMQDISMREKQIADEIKLLENDTNALQIRMKIIPDVALKYSVLEKDVAVNEELYNKIVALHQDAAVKKTEVSEEVTVAKYAVEPSIPVNRVTFIGNIIISSFLAIVFGFVGGFIHEAFDTIPHQTASLAELLGIPILSVISDWHTSNIFNLVGTRYPDTSEQDIMRYMSLPAHFISDSAISEQYKTVVPNILMISKEKDIKVVAILHGIQGEGATAYAANLAISISQTGSSVVLIDANFKSPGVHKLFGIKRQPGFTDVLMGNYEWDTAVMRITDLMLGEIKPQHLLSPLGLDNLYILTNGERIENPSTFINSERMDKTIEALKNFFDFVIIDTSPILTDSEASMLISKVDAAIVLTEFERLSRRALLKMRSQLENMRVKLIGLVVNKTKKIEL; translated from the coding sequence ATGGCAGAATATACCATTAAAGATGCAGTAGATATATTTAAGAGAAGAAAAAGGACCGTGCTAATAACGAGTGTAGTATTTATTCTGCTCTCAGTTAGTATTGTCGTATATTCTATGCCAGAATCCATTTATGAGGCGGAAACTGCAATAAAGATTGAAAAGGTTACAACACTTGGGGAATTACTTTTAGGCAGGGTTACGGTGGGTGACTATATGGCAACAGCAGAGGCAATGATAAAGGGTTATGATATTCTTTACTCTGTGGCAAAGAAGGTGGGGTTGGTTCCCTTGGATGTAAAAAAAGAAAAGGCATTAGCCACACCAAAATATATTGGAATTATAAAAGAGATGGAAGAAAGGATAACTGTTGAGAAAGGAAGAGGGAATATCCTATTGATTAAGGTGCGGCATACAAACAGGCTTATGGCAAAAAATATTGCTAACACTGTCGCTGAAACCTATAAAGAAATGGTATTCTATGAAAGAAACAAAAATATATTGGAACTGGAGAATCTTGTAGGAGTAAAATTGTCTGAGTCTGAATTAAAATTACAAAAGTCCAGAGAGGCTCTAAAATTATTTAGAGAAAAACTGGAATTTATAACTGTTTTGGATGAACAGAAGTTTATTATTGATGCCTATGCTGTAAAACAAAAGAAACTGGAGGAATTAAGGATAATTCATGTTTTTTTGCAGGAAAAAGTAAAGGCACTAAGTAGCGGAAAGCATTTAGAAGAAGAGGTAAGTAAGCTGGCTTTTATACCAGGTGGTTTGGGGGAATCTATTGCTACGTTAAATTCCAGATTAAATGGTTTTAAATTAAGAGAAAATGAACTACTGCTTTATTATACTGAGGGGCATCCGGAGATAGCATATATAAGGGAACAGAAGAATGCAGTGATAAAACAGATGATGCAGGATATTAGTATGCGTGAGAAACAGATAGCGGATGAAATCAAACTACTGGAAAATGATACTAATGCCCTCCAAATAAGAATGAAAATTATACCAGATGTCGCATTAAAATATAGTGTATTAGAAAAGGATGTTGCGGTAAACGAGGAACTATACAATAAGATAGTTGCATTGCATCAGGATGCAGCTGTAAAGAAGACAGAGGTGTCCGAGGAGGTTACAGTAGCCAAGTATGCAGTAGAACCATCTATCCCTGTTAATCGTGTGACATTTATAGGTAATATTATTATAAGTTCGTTCCTTGCGATAGTTTTTGGATTTGTCGGCGGCTTTATCCATGAGGCATTTGACACAATTCCTCATCAGACAGCAAGTCTTGCAGAACTCTTAGGCATTCCAATACTCTCTGTCATTTCTGATTGGCATACATCTAATATATTTAATCTTGTTGGCACAAGATACCCTGACACCTCTGAACAGGATATAATGAGATACATGTCGTTGCCTGCACATTTTATATCTGATTCAGCAATCTCTGAACAGTACAAGACAGTAGTTCCAAATATCTTAATGATTTCAAAGGAAAAGGATATAAAGGTGGTTGCTATTCTTCATGGTATTCAGGGGGAGGGGGCAACTGCATATGCTGCAAATCTTGCTATTTCAATCAGTCAGACCGGCAGTTCTGTGGTGCTGATTGATGCCAATTTTAAAAGTCCAGGTGTCCATAAATTGTTTGGTATAAAAAGGCAGCCTGGATTTACAGATGTCCTCATGGGTAATTACGAGTGGGATACAGCAGTAATGCGGATAACAGATCTGATGTTGGGTGAAATAAAACCTCAGCATCTTTTATCTCCTCTTGGACTTGACAATCTTTATATACTTACAAATGGGGAAAGAATAGAAAATCCATCTACCTTTATAAATTCTGAAAGGATGGATAAGACAATAGAGGCATTAAAAAACTTTTTTGACTTTGTTATCATAGACACATCACCCATCTTAACCGATTCCGAAGCATCTATGCTTATCAGCAAGGTAGATGCTGCAATAGTATTAACGGAATTTGAAAGGCTGTCAAGAAGGGCATTATTGAAAATGAGGTCTCAACTTGAAAATATGAGGGTAAAATTAATAGGATTGGTAGTTAATAAAACTAAAAAGATAGAGTTATAA
- a CDS encoding O-antigen ligase family protein produces MEVSVFSYAGIVVGIFILVITIAYPIFAIYLLPVAFSLSPEIVVGATAAREITVRIEDFLIAVLLIRILFEFVLMGQFPPPKLRYNAVIILSMFLYSMSLVLSTSAGVAILAVSPTGGFFFVLKLIQFFLFYFVFFYYIRSQRDINIVLAVSLITLSIMTIYGTLQIPLGERISMPFEGSKAGEAEPNTFGGYLVLLGSIVAGLYSHETKRIKRVVYILLIASAIVPLVYTQSRTSWASAWVALMVFLIITKGLQRKVVIFSLMLLVVMSLPLMPGKIKQRAEFWKSEEGFRSTETVGGTTFDPSTSERIGKYRQIPRYFSRNPVLGVGVTGAGFIDGQYVRVIIETGLLGVFTFSYFLYVILRYMYSVYKSTAIPFSKGFSLGLFCGTIGMLVHGLGATTFFIVRIVEPYMMFLAILVSHGYITSVSKKAEMPIPSQYVYPYLIWHPATESRVDT; encoded by the coding sequence ATGGAAGTATCGGTATTCAGTTACGCAGGTATTGTTGTAGGCATCTTCATTTTGGTAATTACAATTGCCTATCCTATTTTTGCAATCTATCTGCTTCCTGTTGCATTTTCTCTTTCACCCGAGATAGTTGTTGGAGCAACTGCTGCAAGAGAAATAACTGTAAGAATAGAAGATTTTCTGATAGCAGTATTGCTGATAAGGATTCTCTTTGAATTTGTTCTGATGGGGCAGTTCCCGCCGCCTAAACTCCGTTACAATGCAGTAATAATCCTGTCCATGTTTTTATATTCCATGAGTCTGGTTCTTTCAACATCTGCAGGTGTCGCAATTCTGGCGGTCTCACCAACTGGAGGTTTCTTTTTTGTTCTTAAGTTAATTCAATTCTTTTTATTTTATTTCGTCTTCTTTTATTACATCCGCAGCCAAAGAGATATAAACATAGTTCTGGCAGTATCACTAATTACTTTGTCAATTATGACAATATATGGGACTTTGCAGATTCCTTTAGGAGAAAGAATATCTATGCCGTTTGAAGGTAGTAAAGCAGGAGAGGCTGAGCCAAACACATTTGGCGGATATCTTGTGCTCTTAGGTTCTATTGTTGCAGGACTCTATAGCCATGAAACAAAAAGAATAAAAAGGGTGGTATATATCTTGTTAATAGCATCTGCTATTGTTCCTCTTGTTTATACGCAGTCAAGGACATCGTGGGCATCAGCATGGGTTGCCTTAATGGTATTTCTTATTATAACTAAAGGGTTACAGCGTAAGGTTGTTATATTCTCATTGATGCTCCTTGTTGTTATGTCCCTTCCACTTATGCCTGGAAAGATTAAACAGAGGGCAGAATTCTGGAAATCTGAAGAGGGGTTTAGATCTACAGAAACCGTAGGTGGAACTACGTTTGACCCTTCTACATCAGAGCGAATAGGAAAATATAGACAAATACCGCGATATTTTTCTAGAAATCCTGTTCTTGGTGTTGGAGTTACAGGTGCAGGATTTATTGATGGGCAGTATGTCCGTGTCATAATTGAGACAGGCTTATTAGGGGTATTTACCTTTTCCTACTTTCTTTATGTAATCTTAAGGTATATGTATTCAGTTTATAAGAGTACTGCTATTCCTTTTAGTAAAGGATTTTCTCTGGGTCTGTTTTGTGGAACTATAGGTATGCTTGTTCATGGTCTTGGTGCAACTACCTTTTTTATTGTTAGAATTGTTGAACCATACATGATGTTTCTAGCCATTCTGGTCAGCCATGGGTATATTACATCCGTGAGTAAAAAGGCAGAAATGCCTATACCCTCGCAATATGTCTACCCATATTTAATATGGCATCCTGCTACAGAAAGCAGAGTAGATACATAA